One Salvelinus fontinalis isolate EN_2023a unplaced genomic scaffold, ASM2944872v1 scaffold_1118, whole genome shotgun sequence DNA window includes the following coding sequences:
- the LOC129848703 gene encoding translation initiation factor IF-2-like — protein sequence MMSTMSGGGSSSMSGGTSMVMSGGKPERWQTVRRNMQSGGLRPTSFGDSVGALSSASTLDPVPSAGPLARPRTLLRQQSLQQPLIHPPAPSLLTHLPPTSSQSLGQIHQVPPLGPSQPGGGVGSVGGCGGTQRGPRGVRGSPAGAGASRYRGGGGRGNPGSWDHMMGQLKNRGLDAKSFL from the exons ATGATGAGCACGATGTCTGGAGGTGGAAGTAGCTCCATGTCTGGGGGAACCAGCATGGTGATGTCGGGGGGCAAGCCCGAGAGGTGGCAGACGGTCCGGAGAAACATGCAGTCTGGAGGACTCAGACCCACAAG CTTTGGCGATTCAGTAGGGGCTCTGTCTTCTGCTTCCACCCTGGATCCCGTCCCCTCTGCTGGGCCGCTGGCCCGGCCACGCACCCTGCTGCGCCAGCAGAGTCTCCAGCAGCCTCTCATCCACCCACCCGCCCCAAGCCTCCTCACCCACCTGCCACCCACCTCCTCCCAGAGCCTGGGTCAGATACACCAGGTTCCCCCACTGGGGCCCAGCCAGCCAGGGGGAGGCGTGGGCAGTGTTGGAGGATGTGGAGGAACGCAACGAGGCCCCAGGGGGGTGCGAGGGAGCCCGGCGGGGGCAGGTGCCTCACGgtacaggggaggaggaggaagaggtaacCCTGGGTCCTGGGATCACATGATGGGCCAGTTGAAAAACAGAGGCCTGGATGCCAAGTCCTTCCTGTGA